From a single Tursiops truncatus isolate mTurTru1 chromosome 20, mTurTru1.mat.Y, whole genome shotgun sequence genomic region:
- the SPNS2 gene encoding sphingosine-1-phosphate transporter SPNS2 isoform X4: protein MLSVFYFAIPLGSGLGYITGSSVKQAAGDWHWALRVSPILGMITGTLILVLVPATRRGHADQLGGQLKARTSWLRDMKALIRNRSYVFSSLATSAVSFATGALGMWIPLYLHRAQVVQKAAETCSSPPCAAKDSLIFGAITCFTGFLGVVTGAGATRWCRLRTQRADPLVCAVGMLGSAIFICLIFVAAKSSIVGAYICIFVGETLLFSNWAITADILMYVVIPTRRATAVALQSFTSHLLGDAGSPYLIGFISDLIRQSTKDSPLWEFLSLGYALMLCPFVVVLGGMFFLATALFFLSDRAKAEQQCYWDNEEPWLLPSLGGVPRRPGPVGLSRSFPCDPQLGAHRLWSGTAAWPWLQEAVSSANREGCVCWSYTLGQTPRPGSGLQGPWAPGRRQPTVGMWGEAGLSPAYVILGQSLPSPDSGAGGLDFPAQLAGQGVICSFEDTTPPGLHREGVAQASGRHFRL, encoded by the exons GTGTCCCCCATCCTGGGCATGATCACAGGAACGCTCATCCTCGTCCTGGTCCCGGCCACTAGGAGAGGCCACGCTGACCAGCTCGGGGGGCAGCTCAAGGCCCGGACGTCATGGCTCCGAGACATGAAGGCCCTGATCCGCAA CCGCAGCTACGTCTTCTCCTCCCTGGCCACGTCTGCCGTGTCCTTCGCCACAGGGGCCCTGGGCATGTGGATCCCGCTCTACCTGCACCGCGCCCAAGTCGTGCAGAAGGCGGCGGAGACGTGCAGCAGCCCGCCCTGTGCGGCCAAGGACAG CCTCATCTTCGGGGCCATCACCTGCTTTACGGGTTTTCTCGGGGTGGTCACGGGCGCAGGAGCCACACGCTGGTGCCGCCTGCGGACTCAGCGGGCTGACCCGCTGGTGTGCGCTGTGGGTATGCTGGGCTCCGCCATCTTCATCTGCCTCATCTTCGTGGCGGCCAAGAGTAGCATCGTGGGGGCCTAT ATCTGCATTTTTGTAGGGGAGACGCTGCTGTTTTCTAACTGGGCCATCACAGCGGACATCCTCATG TATGTGGTCATCCCCACCAGACGGGCCACCGCCGTTGCCCTGCAGAGCTTCACCTCCCACCTGCTGGGGGATGCCGGAAGCCCCTACCTCATCGGCTTT ATCTCCGACCTGATCCGCCAGAGCACCAAGGACTCCCCGCTCTGGGAGTTCCTGAGCCTGGGCTATGCCCTCATGCTCTGCCCCTTCGTCGTGGTCCTGGGTGGCATGTTCTTCTTGGCCACCGCACTCTTCTTCCTCAGCGACCGCGCCAAGGCTGAGCAGCA GTGCTACTGGGATAATGAAGAACCCTGGCTCCTACCTAGTCTGGGAGGTGTCCCCCGACGCCCTGGCCCCGTAGGGCTGTCCCGAAGCTTTCCATGTGACCCACAGCTGGGTGCCCACCGGCTCTGGTCTGGGACTGCTGCGTGGCCTTGGCTCCAAGAAGCTGTGTCCTCAGCTAACCGGGAAGGCTGTGTGTGCTGGAGCTATACGCTGGGACAGACCCCCAGGCCTGGGTCTGGGCTGCAGGGGCCCTGGGCCCCAGGAAGACGACAGCCCACTGTGGGTATGTGGGGAGAGGCCGGCCTGTCCCCGGCTTATGTGATCCTGGGGCAATCTCTGCCCTCCCCAGACTCTGGGGCCGGGGGGCTGGACTTTCCCGCACAGCTTGCTGGGCAAGGCGTCATCTGCAGCTTTGAAGACACGACACCCCCTGGACTGCACAGAGAAGGGGTGGCCCAAGCCTCAGGGCGGCACTTCCGGCTCTGA